One segment of Arthrobacter sp. MMS18-M83 DNA contains the following:
- a CDS encoding DUF3320 domain-containing protein, whose amino-acid sequence MTQWGEHQAALKVWRDGLVGLTRQSALIKFRAPKASSLLIDSPPADEVLARLQSGKTHAFRGELGLGDPDAPKPPPLGNFFHSSRPDSEVGPVVRNLMRKASAEFLDRGLSVLYIAFGLLDWRDVDDSSMVSPILLVPVQLLPEGPKGTPRITEGEDDPVLNPALTLRLKEFGIDLPTAEDIEGLSVSETLAAIRRALGKTKTFTGWTLRDATYLATFSFAKEAMFKDLLDNESRILEHPIVRAIATSDPTQQSPEFQFEPIDPSEIDRLCPPELTPLVLDADSSQRAAVAAALAGKTFVMDGPPGTGKSQTIANMIGALLHTGKTVLFVSEKIAALDVVRNRLAAAGLGSYLLELHSHKASRKEVAAELLKTLDSVPKPPTAMPTLARQGVKERREQLNDYAAAMNEVRKPLNMSLHQVLGTYANLSTAPIAPVPEKAPTDLTEAEYFEIQETLSKLVRAWRPAAHGGSFLWREVIDDQSLEVRLYQVESALEELSGTVALSNKLVDAFNLRKPSDIPRLIKLIEHQHLPHPSGMMERWLTADSTQPLLSTRADLGRQMAQLKDAEEKVMQAAGVPWTELPQPEAAPPSPTPVSVSPFPVDLQTVSASDLTRTADRFEAQANLLGERTLSLSSLAITHGLPPVSMFADMDRLTRIIDLHTQNTRPDRRWFTPTGLAAARAAATTLREHVTALNDAEAKASSLFTPEALKAPLAELQDRFTNLHKGLKKLSGNYRTDKRTVAGLLTNAADVKNGIGHLSDAIAWGETSKAFDTFAAAHGKTLGAHWAGRETNFESLDAAFNIVEEVLTLTANTVPAPLVTYLTASESNHARQTVADTARADIDEWMRGLQPSPALAGRPELILEPIGQAMDWLTAHVEPMRRAAARINAVGSITGENHSLAEANNLLTLAGNARHASEELSAAESVYRTMLGDYFNFGDTDIETLDEAIAWAVELRSIANGPLTSGQVKALADSTPVDAMRPAYEKWTQARDRVIQAFAPTRHPELAQEFDDFHDAVELINDFRADTVGQQEWFDYQRAYGDLAKRDLDTAVNFCIEQRLREHDVPNVITRALLRGWCDAVIQGDARIRPMLATDREALVEEYRTLDRDLIKASTADIILAANTRRPANTSMGESAVIRREGGKQKKHKPVRELMALTRNVTPSIKPVFMMSPLAVSQYLPSDMEFDVVIFDEASQVTPGDAINCIYRGRSLILAGDDKQLPPTSFFERNADDDDEEETDVKDFQSILELTKASGAFNNLGLRWHYRSRHEDLIAFSNYKFYEGKLVTFPSAHAEGEDVGVEFFHAHGIYRRGGGAYNSIEAAKVAERVIEHFTKRPDLTLGVVTFSVAQADAVQDAIDEARVRRRDLDRFFDTEDRLNGFFIRALEQVQGDERDVIIFSVGYGPDEAGKISTNFGALNKNKGWRRLNVGITRARQRVEVVASMHAGQIPPSTNENVEYFRAYLDYAEKGPQTLAVPYSSTGLDPDSPFEESVIAAMQAWGYTVEPQVGAAGFRIDIGVRHPGYPGMFAMGIECDGYQYHSAPAARDRDRLRDQILTGLGWRLHRIWGTAWYRDRATEEHRLRAAVQDAINAPLRGRTKKAAAIERPVVETEQADMGASPTWATPYQVAPARPLPHWVDPGEAGSHLHMVDAIQTLVDHEAPLHLDVAYERLRDWWNVGRIGSNIRGNINLAVQRAQVVRDGDFLMIPGSDITSVRTPTRKAARKVEQVHSEELAIATILTIRDVGAANRSEVVQGVARVFGWTRTGPSVDRQINGAIDRLIAEGDIACSGDDTLTLVRSL is encoded by the coding sequence ATGACACAGTGGGGGGAGCACCAGGCGGCGCTCAAAGTATGGCGTGACGGGCTGGTTGGGCTGACCCGACAGAGCGCGCTCATCAAATTCCGTGCCCCGAAGGCTTCATCGCTTCTAATCGACTCACCACCCGCGGACGAAGTCTTGGCTCGCCTCCAGTCTGGAAAAACTCACGCATTCCGGGGCGAACTCGGCCTGGGCGATCCGGACGCGCCGAAGCCACCGCCGCTGGGCAACTTCTTCCACTCCTCCCGGCCCGATAGCGAGGTCGGTCCGGTCGTTCGCAACCTCATGCGCAAGGCGTCAGCAGAGTTCCTTGACCGGGGGCTCTCGGTGTTGTACATAGCATTCGGCCTACTCGACTGGCGCGACGTCGACGATAGCTCAATGGTCTCGCCGATCCTGTTAGTACCTGTCCAGCTGCTGCCCGAGGGCCCGAAGGGCACACCGCGGATCACCGAGGGGGAAGACGACCCGGTGCTCAACCCGGCGCTAACCCTCCGCCTCAAAGAATTCGGCATCGACCTGCCGACTGCCGAGGACATCGAGGGGCTCTCTGTCTCCGAGACGCTTGCAGCGATCCGGCGAGCGTTAGGGAAGACCAAAACCTTCACCGGCTGGACTCTGCGCGACGCCACCTACTTGGCAACGTTCTCGTTCGCGAAGGAGGCCATGTTCAAAGACCTTCTGGACAACGAGTCGAGGATTCTCGAGCACCCCATCGTGCGGGCGATCGCAACTTCAGACCCGACCCAGCAGTCGCCGGAGTTCCAGTTCGAGCCAATCGACCCCTCCGAGATCGACAGACTCTGCCCGCCAGAGCTGACACCTCTCGTGCTCGACGCCGATTCCTCGCAGCGGGCGGCGGTCGCTGCCGCTTTGGCAGGCAAGACATTCGTCATGGACGGTCCTCCGGGAACCGGCAAGTCGCAGACCATCGCAAACATGATCGGTGCACTGCTCCACACCGGCAAGACAGTCCTCTTTGTATCAGAGAAGATAGCGGCACTCGACGTGGTGCGCAACCGTCTCGCTGCCGCCGGACTCGGCTCTTACCTTCTCGAGCTCCACTCGCACAAGGCGAGCCGTAAGGAAGTGGCGGCCGAGCTGCTCAAGACGCTGGACAGCGTCCCCAAGCCTCCGACGGCAATGCCGACCCTGGCCCGACAGGGCGTGAAGGAGCGTAGAGAGCAGCTCAACGACTACGCGGCCGCCATGAACGAAGTCCGGAAGCCGCTCAACATGTCCCTGCACCAGGTGCTGGGTACGTACGCAAACCTCTCGACCGCACCGATCGCACCTGTCCCTGAGAAAGCCCCGACAGACCTCACCGAGGCCGAATACTTCGAGATCCAGGAGACGCTCTCGAAGCTGGTTCGTGCATGGCGACCCGCCGCGCACGGCGGTTCGTTCCTGTGGCGCGAGGTCATCGACGATCAGTCACTCGAAGTTCGGCTCTACCAGGTCGAATCCGCGCTGGAGGAGCTGAGCGGCACGGTCGCGCTTAGTAACAAACTCGTCGACGCGTTCAACCTGAGGAAGCCGTCCGACATACCGCGCCTGATCAAGCTCATCGAGCACCAGCACCTGCCACACCCCAGCGGCATGATGGAGCGATGGCTCACCGCCGACTCCACGCAACCGTTGCTGTCGACTCGCGCCGACCTCGGTCGTCAGATGGCCCAGCTCAAGGACGCTGAAGAGAAGGTCATGCAAGCCGCCGGCGTTCCGTGGACCGAGCTGCCGCAACCGGAGGCCGCACCGCCAAGCCCCACCCCGGTCTCCGTATCGCCATTCCCTGTGGACCTCCAGACTGTTTCGGCTTCTGATCTGACCCGGACCGCCGACCGCTTCGAGGCGCAGGCGAACCTGCTGGGCGAACGGACCTTATCCCTGTCGTCGCTCGCCATCACCCATGGGCTCCCGCCGGTCTCGATGTTCGCCGACATGGATCGTTTGACCCGCATCATCGATCTGCACACCCAGAACACTCGACCCGACCGACGTTGGTTTACCCCAACGGGATTGGCTGCGGCGCGTGCGGCCGCAACCACGCTTCGTGAACATGTCACCGCTCTAAACGATGCTGAGGCCAAGGCATCCTCGTTATTCACCCCCGAAGCCCTGAAGGCACCGCTGGCTGAGCTGCAGGACCGGTTCACGAATCTGCACAAAGGCCTGAAGAAGCTGAGCGGCAACTACCGGACGGACAAGAGGACTGTCGCCGGACTGTTAACCAATGCCGCCGACGTGAAGAACGGCATCGGTCACCTCTCCGATGCCATCGCGTGGGGTGAGACGAGCAAGGCCTTCGACACTTTCGCCGCCGCACACGGCAAGACCCTCGGGGCACATTGGGCAGGGCGAGAAACCAACTTCGAGTCACTCGATGCCGCCTTCAACATCGTCGAGGAAGTTCTCACTCTCACCGCCAACACCGTGCCCGCACCGCTTGTCACCTACCTGACCGCCAGCGAGTCCAACCACGCCCGCCAGACAGTGGCCGATACCGCTCGTGCCGACATCGACGAGTGGATGCGGGGACTCCAGCCCAGTCCGGCGTTGGCCGGCCGCCCTGAACTCATCCTCGAACCCATCGGCCAAGCAATGGACTGGCTCACTGCGCACGTCGAGCCCATGCGGCGCGCCGCGGCCCGCATCAATGCCGTGGGAAGCATCACGGGCGAAAACCACTCGCTCGCCGAGGCCAACAATCTCCTCACGCTCGCCGGGAACGCCAGGCACGCGAGCGAAGAACTGAGCGCAGCCGAGTCGGTCTACCGGACCATGCTCGGCGACTACTTCAACTTCGGAGACACCGACATCGAAACCCTCGACGAGGCCATCGCCTGGGCAGTCGAGCTCCGATCGATCGCCAACGGACCCCTGACTTCCGGGCAGGTGAAGGCCCTCGCTGATTCCACACCTGTAGACGCGATGCGTCCTGCCTACGAAAAGTGGACGCAGGCCCGGGACCGCGTGATCCAGGCCTTCGCCCCAACCCGTCACCCCGAGCTGGCCCAGGAGTTCGACGACTTCCACGATGCGGTGGAGCTTATTAACGACTTCCGGGCCGATACCGTCGGCCAACAGGAATGGTTCGATTACCAGCGGGCGTACGGGGACCTCGCCAAGCGGGATCTCGATACCGCCGTCAACTTCTGCATCGAACAGCGTCTCAGGGAGCACGACGTCCCCAACGTGATCACGCGCGCTCTCCTGCGCGGCTGGTGCGACGCTGTCATCCAAGGCGACGCGCGTATCCGTCCAATGTTGGCAACCGATCGCGAGGCGCTCGTCGAGGAGTACCGCACCCTCGATCGCGACCTGATCAAGGCGTCAACCGCCGACATCATTCTCGCCGCCAACACGCGCCGCCCCGCGAACACAAGCATGGGCGAGTCGGCCGTCATTCGCCGCGAAGGCGGAAAGCAGAAGAAGCACAAGCCGGTGCGCGAGCTCATGGCTCTGACACGCAACGTCACGCCCAGCATCAAGCCGGTCTTCATGATGTCGCCGCTGGCGGTTTCGCAGTACCTGCCCTCAGATATGGAGTTCGACGTCGTCATCTTCGATGAGGCCTCGCAGGTCACCCCCGGCGACGCCATCAACTGCATCTACCGAGGCCGGTCCCTCATTCTCGCCGGTGACGACAAACAGCTGCCGCCCACCTCGTTCTTCGAGCGCAATGCTGACGATGACGACGAGGAGGAAACCGACGTCAAGGATTTCCAGTCCATTCTCGAACTCACCAAAGCCTCCGGCGCGTTCAACAACCTCGGCCTGCGCTGGCACTACCGCTCACGCCATGAAGACCTGATCGCCTTCTCTAACTACAAGTTCTACGAAGGCAAGCTCGTCACTTTCCCCTCGGCCCACGCCGAAGGCGAGGACGTCGGCGTGGAGTTCTTCCACGCACATGGCATATACCGCCGCGGCGGCGGAGCCTACAACTCCATCGAAGCCGCCAAGGTCGCCGAACGCGTCATCGAACACTTCACCAAGCGCCCCGACCTCACTCTCGGCGTCGTAACCTTCTCCGTCGCGCAAGCTGACGCAGTCCAGGACGCCATAGACGAGGCACGTGTCCGCCGACGTGACCTCGACCGGTTCTTCGACACGGAAGACCGTCTCAACGGCTTCTTCATCCGGGCCCTGGAACAGGTCCAAGGCGACGAGCGCGACGTGATCATCTTCTCAGTCGGCTACGGACCCGACGAAGCAGGTAAGATCTCGACCAACTTCGGCGCGCTGAACAAAAACAAAGGTTGGCGACGCCTCAACGTCGGAATCACCCGCGCCCGGCAACGCGTCGAGGTCGTCGCTTCCATGCACGCGGGACAGATACCGCCCTCGACCAACGAGAACGTCGAGTACTTCCGCGCCTACCTCGACTACGCCGAGAAGGGGCCACAAACCCTCGCCGTCCCGTACTCATCCACAGGTCTCGACCCAGACTCACCATTCGAGGAATCTGTCATCGCCGCCATGCAGGCCTGGGGCTACACCGTCGAACCGCAGGTCGGAGCCGCCGGCTTCCGCATCGACATCGGGGTACGCCACCCCGGTTACCCCGGCATGTTCGCCATGGGCATCGAATGCGACGGCTACCAGTACCACTCAGCTCCCGCCGCCCGCGATCGCGACCGGCTCCGCGACCAGATCCTCACCGGCCTCGGCTGGCGACTTCACCGAATCTGGGGCACAGCCTGGTACCGCGACCGCGCCACCGAGGAACACCGCCTGCGCGCCGCTGTCCAGGACGCCATCAACGCTCCCCTCCGGGGCCGGACCAAGAAGGCGGCGGCGATTGAACGACCCGTCGTCGAGACAGAGCAGGCCGACATGGGCGCGTCGCCGACCTGGGCAACCCCGTACCAGGTTGCGCCAGCGCGACCCTTGCCACACTGGGTCGACCCCGGTGAGGCCGGCAGCCACCTCCACATGGTCGACGCCATCCAGACTCTGGTCGACCACGAAGCGCCGCTCCACCTCGACGTCGCCTACGAACGTCTCCGGGACTGGTGGAACGTCGGCCGCATTGGCTCCAACATCCGCGGCAACATCAACCTCGCCGTTCAACGGGCACAGGTCGTCCGCGACGGTGACTTCCTCATGATCCCCGGCAGCGACATCACATCCGTCCGTACCCCCACACGGAAGGCCGCTCGCAAGGTTGAGCAAGTGCACTCGGAGGAACTCGCCATCGCGACAATCCTGACCATCCGCGATGTTGGAGCGGCCAACCGCTCGGAGGTCGTGCAAGGCGTAGCCCGCGTGTTCGGCTGGACCAGAACTGGACCCTCTGTCGATCGGCAAATCAACGGGGCCATCGACCGGCTCATCGCCGAAGGTGACATCGCTTGCTCAGGAGACGACACCTTGACTCTGGTGAGGTCGCTCTAA